The Acinetobacter chinensis genomic sequence CATTTTCCCCCATCATCGCCATGTGGTAACAGTCGTACTGCATTTTCAGGGCTGGATGCTGAACTGCTTCAAGCATTTCCTGTGCCTGAGCAATATTCTGTACAAGAAAACGGGGCATATCTGTACCGTTGATCATTTCAAACACAGGTTCTATGTCGTGTTCTGAAAGGATATGACAGGCGAGTTTCAGGTTTTCAGCGAGTGTGTTCAGGCAGGGCAGCAGGTCGGCATCCTGAGGCTGTTTACCAGCAAGAATGTTGACCCGGGGGACATCCAGTGCTCTGGCATAATGCACAGCCTGTTCCAGTGCACGGCTGAATTCAAGTTCTTTGCCTGGAATACCTGCCAGCCCATTTCCACCCTGCATCAGGTCTCCAGCAGGGACATTGATCAGACAGAGACTGAGCCTGTGCAGCTGTAACTGCTCCTGAATGGCTTCAATGCTGAGTTCGTAGGGAAACTGAATTTCCACATGTTCAAATCCCTGAGCCTGAGCAAGTGCAAAACGTTCAATGAGTGGCACTTCTGTGAAAATCATGGAAAGATTGACTGCAAGTCTGGTCATAGGTCGGTTCCCTGTCTGGCTGACATTATAAAGATTTGATCTGGTGGATGATGGTTGCCAGATCTGATTCGGCAAATCCCTGCTGCTGGTGAGTATTTAACTGAGACAGTGCTGTGGTTGCAACAGGAATATCCAGCTGATATTCAGCGGCAAGTTTAACGGCATTGTTCAGGTCTTTGGACAGTGTCTGAACTTTCCATTGAACGGGCTCAAAGGTGTGGGTCGCCATACGTGGAGCCAGGATCTGAAAGGGTTTTGAGTCAGCAAAACCACCAGCAAGTGCCGGTGCCAGCAGTCGTGTATCCACACCTGCTTTTTCTGCAAGAGCCACGGCTTCAGCGATCAGTGTACTGTTAGCAGCAACGATCAGCTGATTACAGATTTTGGTCGCCTGTCCGGTTCCTGTTTCACCCATACAGGTGACCCGCTGGGAAAGAACATTATAAATCAGCGTCAGCCGTTCAATGGACTGTGGGTTGCCCCCTGCAAAAATAACCAGGGTTCCATTTTCAGCACCAGCAGTGCCCCCAGAAACAGGGGAATCAATCCACTCGACACTGGACTGTGCTGCCTGTTTTGCCAGCTGACGGGTCTGATCCACAGACAGGCTGGAAAAGTCGATGATGATCTGCCCAGGGTTTAAAGAGGAGGATATCTGTGAAAAAACGGAATGAACCGCCTGATCATCTGCAAGACAGGTCAGAATGACAGGGTATTGCCCGATATTTTTCAGATCGAGCAATACAGCACCCATGTCTATGAGTGAGTCGCAGGCACTGAGGGTTCTGTTCCATACAGCAACGTTAAAGCCTGCCTGAATCAGTCGGGTTGCCATGCGGCTTCCCATCAGTCCCATACCTAAAAATGCAATCTGGGTACTGCGATCAAAACTCATGTTCCATTTCCTGTTCTGAAATTGAATTACTTATACTGGCGCGGTAAAAACTGCACATCCGGATTTTTATCCTTTTTACGTGCAAGTTTACTGTTTTTGCCCATCAGCAGTTTTAACTGCCATATTTTTTCAAGGCGTAATGATCTTGTCGGTTGATGTTCCATTGCATCCAGTACGCGTTTTGCAGCCATCAGGGCATCTGGAGAACGTTGCAGCATTTCCTGTGCAATACTCACTGCTTTGTTCAGTGGATTTTCATCCAGATGAGTCACCAGTCCTATTTCTTTGGCATAGTGACCATCAAAAACACGGGCAGTCAGTGTCAGCTCTTTGGCAAGATCAAGTCCAATCACGCCTTTGATGGAGCGGGTCAGTCCCATATCAGGAACCAGTCCCCAGCGGCTTTCCATAATGGACATTTTTGTATCAGGATGGCTGATACGTATATCCGCTGCCAGTGCAAGCTGCATACCTGCACCGAGGCAGAAGCCTTCCATTGCAGCAATCACAGGGACAGGAAGTTCCTGCCAAATCAGAAATGCTTTCTGGAAAAGGCTTTGTCCTGGTTTGATGAGTTCCCATGCAGCATAGGCGGTGTTTTTAGGATTGTTCAGGTCTGTTAAATCAATACCTGCACTGAAGACACCTGCTTCACCTGTCAGAATAACGCAACGGATGCTGCGGTCTTTTTTAATTTTTTCAGCGGTACTGACCAGTTCCCGCAGTAATGCAAAACTCATTGCATTTCGCTTGTCAGGGCGGTTCAGGGAAACTGTAGCGATGCCGTTATTTTTTTCTATGCGCAGTAAAGCCATGGTAAAAACCTTTTATTGTCCTGTTTCTGAGCATAACATGGGGGCGTACAGGATACATGACAGTACAGTCACATCCATGAATGGACGTAGTGGACTTTAGTCGTGTAGCGCCCGTGGTGCTTCAGAGGTTGTGTTTGTTCAGAATAATCTGAGCGGCTTGTTCCACCTGCTGGATGACTGCTTTCAGGTCATTGAAGCGGTTCAGGGTTTCCTGCACAAAGTATTCGTCAGCTTTACGCCGTTCTTTGCGTAAAGTGGAAACAAACTGTTCAAATGAACCGGTTGCTTCCTGCAGGGCAGGCACACCGACATAACGGGTTGCGCCATACAGGCGGTGCAGTACATGCTCAAGCTGAGGAAAATCTTCAAGCGCAATCAGCTGTTCCATTTCATTCACTTCAGCTTCAAAACTGTCCGTCAGCATTTTCAGCAGATCCACGGCCAGATCTTCCTTGTTGGCAGCCAGCTGGAGACTCTGTTGCCAGTCCATAATCTGAGGGTCAAGCGCTTCAATCACATGAGCCTTTTCCACAGTACTGACTTTGTTGAACTGTTGTGTGGTCCACTGGGTCAGGATCTGAATAATCTGTTCAATCTGAATCGGCTTGGTGACGTAATCATCCATACCACCTTTCAGCAGTTTCTGTTTTTCATCGGACAATGCATGTGCAGTCAGTGCAATCACAGGTAAACGTTTGTGATTTTCAAGTGTGGATTCCAGTGAGCGGATGGCACGGGTGGTATCAATACCAGACATGACAGGCATCTGGATGTCCATGAAAATCAGATCGAAAGGCTGTGCCTTGCTCTCAAGGTTATTCTGAAGAATTTCCAGGGCTTCCTGTCCGCTCAGCGCTTTGGTGGTTCTGACGTTCAGCTCAGCAAGTAACGCTTCTAGAACAATCAGGTTTGGCAAATGGTCATCGACTGCAAGGATGTGTAAGCCCTGACCATTGAAGTCTTCATGTTCATCCTGATCAAAGACAGGCTGATTACTCAGCAGCTGAATTAAGGCACTGCGGCTGAGTGGCTGATACAGTGGACGGGCACGGTGTTCATTGAGGATTCCGGGTTCCAGTACCATCTGATAGCCATAGACTGCCAGGTTACCATTGTAACGGGTGCGAATTTCGGTCAGCAGTGCTTCGGAGTCGCCACTGTGATCCACAATCAGCCAGGTGTTTTCAATGTTGCCAGGCAAATGGTTCAGTCGGCTGAACAGATCCAGAATGGATGAAGTTTCAGTATGCTGAACTTTATAGTCTTCCAGATAATGTCGGAGTACGTTTGCTGTCGCAGGGTGCGCAAGATAGGAAACAACCTGCATGTGGCTGAAATCAGGGTGCTCAATACCATCATCTTCATCAACGTTGAACATGGCAGTAAACCAGAAAGTTGAGCCTTTTTCAGTCGGTGCGCGTTCCTGGTTATCCTCAAAACCAATCTGTCCCTGCATCAGATGAACAAGCTGTTTGGAAATGGCAAGTCCAAGTCCTGTACCGCCAAACTGACGGGTGACGGATGCATCGCCCTGAGAGAAAGATTCAAACAGTTTTTTACGGTCAGTGCCACTCAGACCAATACCACTGTCCTGCACGCTGAAATGCAGCAGGCACTGACCGATATCATCCTGCTCCATTCGTGCACGTACAATAATTTCTCCATCAGGTGTGAATTTGATGGCATTGGAAATCAGGTTGGTCAGAATCTGTTTAAAGCGTAATGCATCACCAATCAGATATTTAGGGACGTTATCCGCATAATAGAAGGTCATGTTGATGTGTTTCTGTGCTGCCGGTGGAGACAGCATATCCATCACATCAAAAATTGCTTCTTCCAGATCAAACGGTGCGGTTTCAAGTTCCAGTTTGCCGGCATCAATTTTGGAAAAATCCAGAACGTCATTAATCAGTGCCAGCAGATGGGCAGAAGATTTACGGATGGTCTGTAAATACAGATTCTGTTCGTTGTTGAGATTGCCCTGACGCAGTAACAGATGAATAAATCCATCAATACTGTTCAGTGGTGTACGCAGCTCATGACTGATGTTCGCCAGAAAGACTGATTTGGACTGGTTTGCAGAAATGGCCTGATCCCGTGCCTGACGGTAAGTAATGTTCTGTACTTCAAGGGTGTCTAAAGTTCTGCGTAAGTCATCTTCAGTCTGTTCGGTGTGTTCTTTCAGTTCAAGAAAACTGAAATGCAGCCGTTTGACGACATTGGCAATATCACGCTGTAACAGGCGCAGCTCACCGGTACTGTTAATGACCATGTGCTGATCCAGCGTATCCGCATTGAGTCGCTGTAGCTGCATGCGGATTTCATACATGGGTGCAATCCAGCGGCGGGAATAGAAATTCAGACACAGCAGTAACAGCAGTAACGTCAGTAAGCCTGTTGCCACCAGCACGATCAGGACTCTGTATCGGGCAATCTGTAAAGGCTGGTTATCCAGTTCAATCAGCAACCAGGCATGATCACCCACGCCTTCGTTGATCTGAAGCCCGTACACATGGCTGTCTTTATGTTCAACAGGACCAATAAAAGACTGTCTGGTGTCATATTCAGGCCAGGCCGACTGATCCTGATAGCCCATGCTCAGGCGGTTTGAGTTTTTTGAATCAATAATTGCAGTACGGATCAGATGTTTTTCATTCATCATGTTCTGCATGAAAAAACGTGCCTGATCATATTGCCAGGGAAAGCGGTCGAGCTGCATCAGTGCATTTTCAGCAGCAGACTGGTTGCGGGTCAGAATGGCAATAGCCATCTGTTTCTGTTGTGCTTTTGCAGCACTGGAGGTTTCAGAAAGAACCAGGACAGTACCCACACATGCCAGAATGGTAATCGGTACAAAAATCAGGGCAATCAGTTGCCCATAAGCATGATTTAAGTGTAGCCGCTTAAATAATTTCTTATTGATATTTGACATGGTGAAAGCTGTTAATTCCCTTAGTCAGGCATATTAGCATGCTTTAAACTGGAACTGACTGAGCTTTAATCACATTCGATAAAAAGCCTGGGAAATGGGTGCAGGAGAAGTCATTTTTTCATACAATAGTCGCACCTCGATACAGGTACATATAATGAGTAATACAACCCCTGATTTTCAAGCAGACGAATTTTTACTGGATCACTATGTAGGGAAAACTCCTCTGGTGCGTCTACAGCGTCTGGCAAGTCACACTCAAGCAACCGTACTGGCAAAACTGGAAGGCAATAATCCAGCGGGTTCAGTCAAGGATCGCCCAGCGTACAACATGATCATGCAGGCTGAAAAGCGTGGTCAGATCAAGCCTGGCGACACACTGGTTGAGGCGACGAGCGGAAATACAGGGATTGCACTGGCGATGGTCGCTGCCATGCGTGGCTATAAAATGAAGCTGATCATGCCAGGTAACTCCAGTCAGGAACGTAAAGATGCCATGCAGGCTTATGGCGCGGAACTGATTGAAGCACCCGATATGGAAACTGCCCGTGACATGGCTTTAAAGATGCAGCAGGATGGCGTTGGACTGGTGCTGAATCAGTTTGGCAATCCTGATAACTCAGAGGCACATTATCTGACAACCGGTCCTGAGATCTGGGAGCAGACCGGTGGCAAAATCACTCATTTTGTCAGCTCCATGGGCACAACCGGTACTATTATGGGGATTTCCCGTTATCTGAAAGAACAGAATCCTGATATTCAGATTGTTGGTTTACAGCCAGAAGATGGTGCAAGCATTGCAGGTATCCGCCGCTGGCCTAAAGAATATCTGCCGACTATTTTTGATCCATCGCGTGTTGACCGCATTATGGATATTCCACAGATTGAAGCAGAAAAAACTGCACGTCAGCTGGCGCGTAAAGAAGGTATCAGCGCAGGGACATCTTCAGGTGGTGCTGTATGGGCATCCATAAAAATTGCAGAAGAAAATCCAGATGCCGTGATTGTCTGCATCGTCTGTGACCGTGGTGACCGTTATCTGTCTACAGGTCTGTTTTCAGTTGTGGATGCAGAATAATTCTGTTCAGCCCTTTACTCAGTTGAGATGAAATGCGTTTACCAATACTGATATTTGATATTGAAACCTTGACTGATCTGAAATCAGGCGCACATCTGTACCATCTGGATCTGCCGGAACCTGCACTTGAAGCGGCGCTGACCAAGTTGCGCCGTCAGGAAACAGGTATGGATTTTCAGCGTTTACCACTGCATGAAATCGTCTGCATATCTGGACTGGGCATTGATGAAAACGGCATGATGAAGCTGTTTTCGTTCAGTCGTGAACAGTATTTTGAAGCAGAAATTCTGACCCGCTTTTTGGCTATTTTTGACAGAAAGCATCCGACTCTGGTCAGTTGGAACGGCTCTCAGTTTGATATTCCGGTGATTCTGTACAGAGCAATGTATCATGGTCTGTCCGCTCCTGGTCTGTTTGATCAGGGAGAAATTGATCAGCAGAAACGTTATAATAACTATCAGAACAGGTATCACCACCGTCATGTTGATCTGATGGATGTGATGGCAATGTTCAATGGTCGTAATTTCCAGAAACTGGATGATATGGCACATCTGCTGGGCTTTCCAGGTAAACGCGGTGACGGTGCTTACCATGTGCCTGAATACGTCAAAGCACAGCAATGGCAGCAGCTGACCGGTTACTGTGAAGGTGATGTGCTGAATACATGGCTGATCTATCTGCGGTGGTTGCTGCTGAAAGGTCAGTTAAATCATCATGATCATGGTCTCTGGATTCAGGCAACCATTCAGTATCTGAAAACCCAGCCTCAGCATGCAGATTTTTTGAACGTCTGGCATGAAACCTCTCTTCAGACTGTATTCACAGCTTCTGATTTTTCCTCTCCCATATCTTAGGTATCCATGAAATACAAAGCCAGACCTCGTACAGCTCCTCAGTCCAGTTATATTTTTCGGATTGAGTCACTTTCACATGAAGGTCGTGGAATTGCACATTACGGAACGCATCCTGACCACCCTGAGGAAAAAAAGGGCAAAAAGGTCTTTATCAGTTATGCATTGCCTGGTGAAGAAGTTTTCGCTCAGATTACGCATCAGGCAAAACGGCTGGAAGAAGCAGACTGTAAAAAAGTGCTGGCTGACAGCTCGCTGGATCGGATTGAACCTGCCTGTCCACACTATACGGTTTGTGGTGGATGCAGCATGCAGCATGTCCGTGAGGATGAACAGATCCGTCTGAAACAGGATGTGCTGAAATCACATCTGGAGCATTTTGCTGGTATACAGCCGGAAGAATGGCTGTCTCCTCTGCGCTCGTTACGTCAGGATTATCGTCGGAAAGCACGGATCGGGGTACGTTACATACCTGCGAAAGATAAACTGGTGGTTGGTTTTCGTGAACGCCAGACCAACAGACTCACATCTATCGACCGTTGTATGATACTCGACCACGAGTTTGGCTCTGTCACGCATGTTAAGCAGTTACTCCAAAGTCTAAAAGCCAAAGCTGCAATTGGTCATATAGAATGGGCAATGGGGGACAAGGAAAAAGCCCTGTTGATCCGTCATACGGAAGAATTAACGGCGGAAGATGTCAACCTGCTGAAGAACTTTACGTTAAATAAAGCATGGCAGCTTTATTTGCAGCCTGAAGGGTCTGAAAGTGTTCATCGTGTTGATGATCCGACTGCTGAAATGCGTCTGCATTACAGTCTGGATGATTTTAATGTTGAATTTGGTTTTCATCCGCAGGACTTTACTCAGGTCAATTCGACCATTAACCCTCAGATGGTGAAGCTGGCATGTGATTTGCTTCAGTTACAGCAGGGAGAACGGGTTCTGGATCTGTTCTGTGGGCTTGGAAATTTTTCCCTGCCACTTGCAAGATGTGTTGGAGACACAGGACGGGTTGTTGCGGTTGAGGGCAGTGAGGAAATGGTTAAACGTGGCACTGAAAATGCAGAACGTAACCAGATTCAGCATATTAACTTTTATTCACAAGATTTAACAAAAGATTTTTCGCATCATTCTTGGGCAAATCAAGGATTTGAGGCATTATTGATAGACCCTCCGCGCTCTGGTGCAGAGGAAGTGATGCATTACGTGCCCAAATTTGGTGCAAAAAGAATCGTTTATGTATCCTGTAATCCTGCAACACTGGCAAGGGATGCCGGTATTCTGGTGAAACAGGGGTATCAATTGAAAAAAGCAGGTGTGATGGATATGTTCACGCATACCGGACATGTTGAATCCATTGCCCTGTTTGAGAAAGAGAACGAAATAAACGATCTATAATATGAAGCATATATATTTAGGAGAACGGTATGGTCACAGTACGTGAGCAACTTCCCGGGCGTTTGAATGAACTGTCAGAGGAAGCGACTGTAGAACATGCCGAGCAAGCTCAGCACGATCTGGCGGAATGGCTGGATCGGGTCAGAAGCATACTGGATGGGGCACAACTGAAGCAGCTCGAAGAAGTTGCCTGCCTGACACTGCAGCGTGAACTGGATGCAGCGCCCAGTCACCGTTCCAATACTTTTTATACCGGTATTGAAATGGCAGATATCCTTGCCCATTTACATGTGGATGAAGATACTTTATCTGCTGCAATGCTGTACCGTAGTGTCCGTGAAGGACTGACCACCCTTGAAGAAATCCGCCAGAAATTTGGTGAGCAGGTGTACAGTCTGGTGAAAGGTACGCTTGCCATGGGTAAGCTTTCTGAACTGATTGAAAAAAATAAACGACTTGAAGATCATTTTAACAACAACCAGCGTGAGCATCTGACCGGCATTTATAAAATGCTGATTTCGGTCACGGAAGATGTTCGGGTTGTACTGATCAAACTTGCTGAACGTACTTATGCACTGCGGGAACTTGCAAAAGCTTCCAAAGAGCGGCAGGAGCGTGTGGCACGAGAAATTTTGACGATTTACTCACCACTGGCACACCGTCTGGGCATTGCTCAGCTGAAGTGGGAGCTGGAAGACCTGGCTTTCCGCTATCTCGCGCCTGAACGCTATAAAGAAATTGCATCCTTACTGAATGAAAAGCGTCTGGAACGTGAACATTATATTCAGTTTGTTATAGATAAACTTCGTGCAGAACTGCTGAATGATGGAATTGAGGCTGAAATTTCGGGTCGGGTAAAACATATTTACTCGATTTACCGCAAAATGAAGAGTAAAAATCTGAGTTTTGATCAGCTGTATGATATCCGTGCAGTACGTGTACTGGTCAAAACAGTTCCTGAGTGCTATCACTCACTGGGGATTGTGCATCAGATCTGGCGTCATATTCCTCATCAGTTTGATGACTATATCACCAACCCCAAAGCCAACGGTTACCGTTCACTGCATACTGCGGTGATTGCAGAAAACAAATCGCTCGAAGTGCAGATCCGTACCATGGAAATGCATGAAGAAGCGGAGCTGGGGGTTTGTTCGCACTTCAACTACAAAGAAGGTGCAAAGTCCACAGATTATTCATTTAACCATCGTCTGCATTCATTAAGAGCTGTACTGGAGCATTATCAGGAACGTAATGATGCCAGTGCGTATAAAGACGAAGACACTGAAGAAAACTTTGAACAGATCCAGGAGTTCGAAGATTTTGAAAAGATTTATGTGTTCAGTCGCGATGGTGATATCAAAGAGTTGCCTCGTGGTTCAACGGTGCTTGATTTTGCTTACCATGTTCACACAGAGGTCGGAAACAAGTGCTATGCATCGCGGGTAAACCAGCGTTATGTACCTCTGACCTATACTCTGAAAACAGGGGAACAGGTCGAGATTCTGACCAAAAAAGACAGAGAGCCGAACCGTGACTGGCTTGTCAATTCACTGGGCTATATCAAAACTGCCCGTGCTCGTGACAAGCTGCGCCACTGGTTCCGTCAGCAGGACAGAAGTAAGAACCTCGAAGTGGGTCGTGAAATCCTGAACAAGGAGCTTTCACGTCTTGCGATACACCCAAAAAGTATTGATCTGAGTGATTACTGCAATCATTTCAATGTAAAAAGTGGTGATGATATTCTGATTGGTCTGGTGAATGGTGACATCAGTCTTCATGCATTGATCAATCAGGTCAACAAACATATGCATCTGGATCAGGATGAGCCTGAACTGGTGCTGAAGCCAACGCTGAATCCACGTGCAAGTCATACTTTGTCTGCCCATGGCATTCTGATTGATGGTCTGGACAATGTGGAGCTGCATGTTGCACAGTGCTGTCAGCCTGTACATGGTGAGTCTATCGGAGGCTATATCACTTTAAACCGTGGTGTCAGCATCCATAAGGTTATCTGTACGGATTATGTCCGTATGATCAGCCTGGAACCTGAACGTGCGGTGGAAGCGGACTGGGAAATGCAGCCGACACGCGGTCAGAGTGTGCAGATAGTGGTTGAAGCATATGACCGCCGTGGTCTGCTTAAAGATCTGACTCAGGTGATTTTCTCAGATCAGATCAACATCCGTCAGGTCAATACAATTTCAGAATCAGATGGTATTGCCAACATGAAGCTGTTGATTGAAGTTAAAGGGCTGGCGCAGTTGTCGCGTCTGCTTGCCCGACTTGAGCAGCAGCCTGGTATTATCAGTGCCAGACGGCTTGTGCAGGGGAACTGATTTTTCAGTGCTTCTGTAGTGAAAACCAGCAATGATTTGCTGGTTTTTTATTGTAATCTGAAATGTGAAAGGGCAGCAGAGATGAGAACGATTCGGCTGGATGTATGTGAAACTGGATACATTGTGCATGCAGATAATCTGTCTGATGTGCCAAAACTCCGTATTCAGCAACAGAAACAGGCGATTCATGGCTTTCGTAACAGTCTGTTGAGTCAGTATTTAAGTCATACGCTTCAGCCAGAAGATATTGCTGTTACTGAGTTTGGAAAGCCTTATCTGAAAGATTTTCCTGATTTCAGTTTTAATCACAGTCACAGCCGACAGCATTATGCACTGGCCAGCAGTCATCAGGTACGCGATCTGGGCGTCGATATTGAAGATCTGAACCGTCAGGTACGTTTTGAGGCTTTGGCAGGACATGCTTTTCATACAGAAGAAATAAAGCTGTGGAAGGAATATGACTGTGACTCAGAATACTGGTTCCGTATATGGACAGCCAAAGAAGCCATTTTAAAGGCAGCAGGGCTGGGCATACGGATGAATCTGAATGAGCTGAGTGTGGGGTTGACCAGTGGTATGAGCGGTGGAATCTGTAGCCATGATCGACTGGGTGTTTTTGCATTTCAGAGCTATGTTGTTATGGGCAGTATGCTGACTGTGGCGTGGCGCTCTGAATTGTCATGTAAAGGTTTTAATTTTCCGAAGATTGAGCTGATACGTCATTCCTGATACTGGGCAGATCATACAGTCTCAGAGTGATGGCAAAGAAAAACCCAGGAAACAGAAGCTGCCTGGGTTTTGTATTGAACAGGAACTGAAATTCAGTATTAAGAAGGGATTTCCTCTTCTTCTTCAAATTCAGGTTTAACCTGAACAATGAAGTCCTGACGGTTCAGACCACGCCATAAGGCAAAGGCTGTACCAATATAAATAGAAGAATATGTACCGACAAATACACCAATAAACATGGCGACGGAGAACCATTTCAGACCATCCCCACCTAGGATCATCATGGCAACCACAACGAGTAACAGGGTCATGGAGGTATGAATGGTACGTCTTAATGTTTCTGTCAGTGCAGAGTTCACAACTTCCAGCGGTGAAGCACCACGGATTTTTCGGAAGTTTTCCCGGATACGGTCAGATACAACAATGTTATCGTTCAGCGAGAAACCAATTAATGCCAGGATTGCAGCCAGTACCGTCAGGTCAAAAGGCCACTGCATCATGGCAAAAATACCAACCGTCACAATAACGTCGTGCAGCAGGGAAAGGACAGCACCCAGTGCGAGCTTAAATTCGAAACGGATGGTCACGTAAACAAGCATCAGCAGCATTGCAAGTGCAACAGCACCTGCAGAGCGGATATACAGTTCAT encodes the following:
- a CDS encoding RelA/SpoT family protein, with translation MVTVREQLPGRLNELSEEATVEHAEQAQHDLAEWLDRVRSILDGAQLKQLEEVACLTLQRELDAAPSHRSNTFYTGIEMADILAHLHVDEDTLSAAMLYRSVREGLTTLEEIRQKFGEQVYSLVKGTLAMGKLSELIEKNKRLEDHFNNNQREHLTGIYKMLISVTEDVRVVLIKLAERTYALRELAKASKERQERVAREILTIYSPLAHRLGIAQLKWELEDLAFRYLAPERYKEIASLLNEKRLEREHYIQFVIDKLRAELLNDGIEAEISGRVKHIYSIYRKMKSKNLSFDQLYDIRAVRVLVKTVPECYHSLGIVHQIWRHIPHQFDDYITNPKANGYRSLHTAVIAENKSLEVQIRTMEMHEEAELGVCSHFNYKEGAKSTDYSFNHRLHSLRAVLEHYQERNDASAYKDEDTEENFEQIQEFEDFEKIYVFSRDGDIKELPRGSTVLDFAYHVHTEVGNKCYASRVNQRYVPLTYTLKTGEQVEILTKKDREPNRDWLVNSLGYIKTARARDKLRHWFRQQDRSKNLEVGREILNKELSRLAIHPKSIDLSDYCNHFNVKSGDDILIGLVNGDISLHALINQVNKHMHLDQDEPELVLKPTLNPRASHTLSAHGILIDGLDNVELHVAQCCQPVHGESIGGYITLNRGVSIHKVICTDYVRMISLEPERAVEADWEMQPTRGQSVQIVVEAYDRRGLLKDLTQVIFSDQINIRQVNTISESDGIANMKLLIEVKGLAQLSRLLARLEQQPGIISARRLVQGN
- a CDS encoding 4'-phosphopantetheinyl transferase family protein gives rise to the protein MRTIRLDVCETGYIVHADNLSDVPKLRIQQQKQAIHGFRNSLLSQYLSHTLQPEDIAVTEFGKPYLKDFPDFSFNHSHSRQHYALASSHQVRDLGVDIEDLNRQVRFEALAGHAFHTEEIKLWKEYDCDSEYWFRIWTAKEAILKAAGLGIRMNLNELSVGLTSGMSGGICSHDRLGVFAFQSYVVMGSMLTVAWRSELSCKGFNFPKIELIRHS
- the secF gene encoding protein translocase subunit SecF; translated protein: MTDVTQPKKYGRPDDEKIINFMKIARPAAIISILLTLASIFFISTKGLNLGLDFTGGISAELNYQQAADQKDIINALQGAGFEDAVVQTLGSNKDLLVRMPVQDNVQAEDLTRTITKAVQLPGNTAEVHKVDVVGGQVGNELYIRSAGAVALAMLLMLVYVTIRFEFKLALGAVLSLLHDVIVTVGIFAMMQWPFDLTVLAAILALIGFSLNDNIVVSDRIRENFRKIRGASPLEVVNSALTETLRRTIHTSMTLLLVVVAMMILGGDGLKWFSVAMFIGVFVGTYSSIYIGTAFALWRGLNRQDFIVQVKPEFEEEEEIPS